Proteins encoded within one genomic window of Bacillaceae bacterium S4-13-56:
- a CDS encoding alpha/beta hydrolase: MFYEEFGNLESKETIVFFNGVMTSTSSWYGYYPVFEKLGYRILLHDFKGQIGSDKPKGPYTFNEHAQDVKHLIDHLGIEKVHLVGTSYGSQVAMKFAVHHPEAVASLTIIDGASEIDETSRLFVEGWKYLAMQKKGEEFFWGAVPSLYFNDFVASNKPFLEERATSLNEIDESFFDGQTYLYDTFVQDSNFTEELEKIQCPSLVIWGEQDLLTPRKFSEILVENIADTEFVIVPNSGHVTIFEQLETVRTLMLGFVVKHSSIF, translated from the coding sequence TTGTTTTATGAGGAGTTCGGAAATTTAGAGTCAAAAGAAACCATCGTTTTTTTTAATGGGGTTATGACATCGACTAGTAGTTGGTATGGTTATTATCCTGTGTTTGAAAAACTAGGCTATCGTATTCTACTGCATGATTTTAAGGGGCAAATTGGATCGGATAAACCTAAAGGTCCTTATACTTTCAATGAACATGCTCAAGATGTGAAGCATTTGATTGACCATCTTGGTATTGAAAAGGTGCACTTAGTCGGTACTTCCTATGGGAGTCAGGTTGCCATGAAATTTGCCGTTCACCATCCTGAAGCAGTAGCCAGCCTTACCATCATTGATGGAGCTAGTGAAATTGATGAAACCAGCCGTCTGTTTGTGGAAGGATGGAAGTACTTAGCCATGCAGAAAAAAGGAGAAGAATTTTTTTGGGGTGCTGTTCCTTCCCTTTATTTTAATGATTTTGTTGCTTCAAATAAGCCATTCTTAGAAGAACGTGCAACTAGTTTGAATGAGATTGATGAAAGCTTTTTTGATGGCCAAACTTATCTATATGATACTTTTGTTCAAGACTCAAATTTCACGGAAGAACTTGAGAAAATCCAATGTCCATCTCTAGTTATTTGGGGAGAGCAAGATCTTTTAACGCCTAGAAAATTCTCTGAAATCCTTGTAGAAAATATAGCTGACACAGAATTTGTTATTGTTCCGAACAGCGGTCATGTTACTATTTTTGAGCAACTAGAAACGGTGAGAACATTGATGCTAGGCTTTGTTGTAAAACATAGCTCTATATTTTAG